The following coding sequences lie in one Arachis stenosperma cultivar V10309 chromosome 5, arast.V10309.gnm1.PFL2, whole genome shotgun sequence genomic window:
- the LOC130983224 gene encoding pentatricopeptide repeat-containing protein At4g04790, mitochondrial-like isoform X3, protein MCIEKARESSDEDIVIEELGKVFHLFKLMGERGFRLEEQSYRPLLLYTIDMCMVEEFHFFCDAIKDQNASLITRLGYYEMMLWLRVNNEEKIQEICNLIAENDGEEISDLRENYLLALCESERKKEILELLEIINIKKLSSVESVEKIFQALGRHQLEPVAENFLLDFKTSDYETNNITNFIASYAVSIPNLSVENVITKFKDLHQTLEVSPSSSSYEKLILHSCTLREVRVALDIVDEMCEGGLTLSNEMLQSILQTCEETSEYNLVHRIFSTICQYNLETNDKTFRCMIDLFLKMKDLEGAYRMLDEMGELNLKPSASMYNTIMAECFREKNTSDGVRVLEHMQNADVMPDSETFSYLISNSETEEDIVMYYKELKESGIKPTKQIFMALINAYAACGQLEKAKQVVLDPLIPQKNLNQIKYVLVSVLAAHGQLSEAIHYYEEIKKAGHNLEPKDVMNLIEKTRSDVELDRLLLLLEELNDTDYWNGACCRIILYCIWNKDISSAVNLCKLLKNKYQSDELVTEVLCDKHHSNELVMKVLFDKVFSLINGSESSHLQASLELLSEIKDKLGLVPPKEYHDSLLSAHAKTSELHNAN, encoded by the exons ATGTGCATAGAAAAGGCTAGGGAAAGTAGTGACGAAGACATAGTGATAGAAGAGTTGGGGAAGGTTTTCCATCTTTTTAAATTGATGGGTGAACGAGGATTTCGGCTAGAAGAGCAATCATATCGTCCACTTcttttgtatactattgacatgTGTATGGTTGAAGAGTTTCATTTTTTCTGTGATGCTATCAAAGACCAGAATGCCAGTTTAATTACCAGACTCGGTTACTACGAAATGATGTTGTGGTTAAGAGTTAATAATGAAGAAAAGATTCAAGAAATCTGTAATCTCATTGCAGAGAATGATGGTGAAGAAATTTCTGATTTACGAG AAAATTATTTATTGGCTCTTTGTGAGAGTGAGCGGAAGAAGGAGATATTGGAGCTATTGGAaatcataaacataaaaaagcTTTCATCTGTAGAATCTGTAGAAAAGATATTTCAGGCATTAGGAAGGCATCAATTGGAACCTGTTGCGGAGAACTTCCTTTTGGACTTCAAAACAAGTG ATTATGAAacaaataatattacaaacttCATTGCAAGTTATGCTGTTAGCATCCCAAATTTATCG GTTGAGAATGTCATTACAAAATTCAAGGATTTGCACCAAACACTTGAAGTGTCACCTTCATCCTCATCATATGAGAAGCTAATTTTACATAGCTGTACGTTGCGCGAG GTGCGTGTAGCTCTTGATATTGTTGATGAAATGTGTGAAGGGGGCTTGACTTTATCAAATGAGATGTTACAGTCCATATTACAAACTTGTGAGGAAACATCTGAATATAATTTG GTTCATCGGATCTTCTCTACAATATGCCAGTACAATCTGGAGACAAATGATAAGACATTCAGATGTATGATAGACTTGTTCTTGAAGATGAAAGAC CTTGAAGGTGCATATAGAATGCTCGATGAAATGGGGGAACTGAATTTGAAACCATCAGCTAGCATGTACAATACCATAATGGCAGAATGTTTTAGAGAG AAAAACACGAGTGATGGGGTCAGGGTCCTTGAGCACATGCAGAATGCTGATGTAATGCCTGATTCAGAGACTTTTAGCTACCTGATTAGCAACTCTGAAACTGAAGAGGATATAGTTATG TATTATAAAGAACTGAAGGAATCTGGAATCAAACCTACAAAGCAAATTTTCATGGCCCTTATAAATGCTTATGCTGCTTGTGGACAGTTGGAGAAAGCAAAACAG GTAGTGTTAGATCCATTGATACCACAGAAGAACTTGAACCAAATCAAGTATGTGCTTGTTTCAGTTCTTGCAGCACATGGGCAACTGTCTGAAGCTATTCATTATTACGAGGAAATCAAGAAAGCTGGACATAATTTGGAGCCAAAAGATGTTATGAATCTCATT GAGAAGACTCGGTCCGATGTAGAGCTGGACAGGTTGCTTCTTCTACTTGAGGAATTAAATGATACAGATTATTGGAATGGAGCTTGCTGCAGAATCATCTTGTATTGTATTTGGAACAAGGATATAAG TTCTGCTGTCAACTTGTGTAAGCTCCTCAAGAATAAGTACCAAAGCGACGAACTGGTTACAGAAGTTCTCTGCGATAAGCACCACAGCAATGAATTGGTTATGAAAGTTCTCTTTGATAAG GTGTTCTCTCTCATCAACGGGTCAGAGTCGAGCCATTTGCAAGCGAGCCTTGAACTGCTTTCTGAAATCAAGGATAAGCTAGGCCTTGTGCCTCCAAAGGAATATCATGATTCTCTGCTAAGTGCTCATGCCAAAACCTCTGAATTACATAATGCTAACTGA
- the LOC130982047 gene encoding polycomb group protein FIE1-like, protein MAKVFGLGSEPVVGSLTPSKKRDYRVTNRLQEGKRPLYAVVFNFIDSRYLNVFATVGGNRITVYQCLEGGVIAVLQSYVDEDKDESFYTVSWASNVDGAPFLVAGGINGVIRVIDTGSERIYKSFVGHGDSINEIRTQALKSSLVISASKDESVRLWNVHTGICILIFAGAGGHRNEVLSVDFHPSDIYKIASCGMDNTVKIWSMKEFWTYVEKSFTWTDLPSKFPTKYVQFPVFNASVHSNYVDCNRWLGDFILSKSVDNEIVLWEPKVKDQTPGEGVVDILQKYPVPECDIWFIKFSCDFHYNQAAIGNREGKIFVWELQSSPPVLIARLSHPQSKSPIRQTAVSFDGSIILSCCEDGTIWRWDDVTNVPPA, encoded by the exons atggcGAAGGTTTTTGGTTTGGGGAGTGAGCCAGTGGTGGGTTCACTAACTCCATCGAAGAAGAGAGATTACAGAGTCACCAACCGCCTCCAAGAGGGTAAACGCCCTCTATACGCCGTCGTTTTCAACTTCATCGATTCTCGCTACCTCAACGTTTTTGCCACTGTTGGCGGCAATAGG ATTACGGTTTATCAGTGTCTTGAAGGAGGAGTTATTGCTGTTTTGCAATCTTATGTTGATGAGGAT AAGGATGAATCCTTTTACACAGTGAGCTGGGCAAGCAATGTTGATGGTGCCCCATTTCTGGTGGCTGGAGGAATCAATGGCGTAATCCGAGTCATAGATACTGGTTCTGAGAGGATATACAAG AGCTTTGTTGGGCATGGAGACTCCATAAACGAAATCAGGACCCAAGCATTGAAGTCATCGCTTGTGATCTCTGCAAGCAAA GATGAATCTGTCCGGTTATGGAATGTTCATACTGGAATATGCATTCTGATATTTGCCGGGGCTGGAGGGCATCGTAATGAAGTTTTGAGTGTT GACTTTCATCCATCAGATATATACAAAATTGCTAGCTGTGGCATGGATAATACTGTAAAGATATGGTCAATGAAGG AGTTCTGGACCTACGTGGAAAAGTCATTCACATGGACAGATCTTCCATCTAAGTTTCCCACAAAATATGTGCAGTTTCCT GTATTCAACGCTTCAGTTCATTCAAATTATGTCGACTGTAATAGGTGGCTGGGTGATTTTATCCTTTCAAAG AGTGTTGACAATGAAATTGTCTTGTGGGAGCCTAAAGTGAAGGACCAAACTCCAGGAGAG GGTGTAGTTGACATTCTCCAGAAATACCCTGTTCCTGAGTGTGATATCTGGTTCATCAAGTTTTCTTGTGATTTCCATTACAATCAAGCTGCAATAG GTAACAGGGAAGGGAAGATTTTTGTTTGGGAATTGCAGTCAAGTCCGCCGGTTCTTATCGCAAG GTTGTCGCATCCTCAATCGAAATCTCCAATCCGGCAAACTGCCGTGTCTTTTGATGGAAG TATTATTTTGAGTTGCTGTGAGGACGGCACGATATGGCGCTGGGACGATGTTACAAACGTGCCACCAGCTTAG
- the LOC130983224 gene encoding pentatricopeptide repeat-containing protein At4g04790, mitochondrial-like isoform X1, translating to MRHSYFSYVRNLTRFRSRSRSAAYSSFFSEFDGDSTLASLKLKQSPASDDSSNVAFKKISSIYYGDSISVKKPMSKRNDNAKESQSQPGISWLSNIYNNNLLLQRKGHSRKKKQRHLFEFSQENRFNKLVRICAKVLGPEATIALFGKVGRDPGIKGYNALIEMCIEKARESSDEDIVIEELGKVFHLFKLMGERGFRLEEQSYRPLLLYTIDMCMVEEFHFFCDAIKDQNASLITRLGYYEMMLWLRVNNEEKIQEICNLIAENDGEEISDLRENYLLALCESERKKEILELLEIINIKKLSSVESVEKIFQALGRHQLEPVAENFLLDFKTSDYETNNITNFIASYAVSIPNLSVENVITKFKDLHQTLEVSPSSSSYEKLILHSCTLREVRVALDIVDEMCEGGLTLSNEMLQSILQTCEETSEYNLVHRIFSTICQYNLETNDKTFRCMIDLFLKMKDLEGAYRMLDEMGELNLKPSASMYNTIMAECFREKNTSDGVRVLEHMQNADVMPDSETFSYLISNSETEEDIVMYYKELKESGIKPTKQIFMALINAYAACGQLEKAKQVVLDPLIPQKNLNQIKYVLVSVLAAHGQLSEAIHYYEEIKKAGHNLEPKDVMNLIEKTRSDVELDRLLLLLEELNDTDYWNGACCRIILYCIWNKDISSAVNLCKLLKNKYQSDELVTEVLCDKHHSNELVMKVLFDKVFSLINGSESSHLQASLELLSEIKDKLGLVPPKEYHDSLLSAHAKTSELHNAN from the exons ATGCGCCATTCATATTTCTCCTATGTTAGAAATCTAACCCGATTCCGTTCACGTTCACGTTCTGCTGCATACTCTTCCTTCTTTTCGGAATTCGATGGAGATTCTACACTCGCAAGCCTCAAGCTTAAACAATCCCCTGCTTCAG ATGATTCTTCTAATGTGGCGTTTAAGAAGATTTCTTCTATTTACTACG GTGATAGTATCTCGGTGAAGAAACCCATGTCTAAGAGAAATGATAATGCAAAAGAGTCCCAAAGTCAGCCAGGTATATCATGGCTCTCAaacatatataacaataatttaTTGTTACAACGGAAAGGACATTCTCGCAAAAAGAAACAGAGACACTTGTTTGAATTTTCCCAAGAGAACCGTTTTAATAAGTTGGTTAGAATTTGTGCAAAGGTACTTGGGCCGGAGGCTACCATTGCATTGTTTGGTAAAGTTGGACGAGATCCAGGGATCAAAGGGTACAACGCACTGATAGAAATGTGCATAGAAAAGGCTAGGGAAAGTAGTGACGAAGACATAGTGATAGAAGAGTTGGGGAAGGTTTTCCATCTTTTTAAATTGATGGGTGAACGAGGATTTCGGCTAGAAGAGCAATCATATCGTCCACTTcttttgtatactattgacatgTGTATGGTTGAAGAGTTTCATTTTTTCTGTGATGCTATCAAAGACCAGAATGCCAGTTTAATTACCAGACTCGGTTACTACGAAATGATGTTGTGGTTAAGAGTTAATAATGAAGAAAAGATTCAAGAAATCTGTAATCTCATTGCAGAGAATGATGGTGAAGAAATTTCTGATTTACGAG AAAATTATTTATTGGCTCTTTGTGAGAGTGAGCGGAAGAAGGAGATATTGGAGCTATTGGAaatcataaacataaaaaagcTTTCATCTGTAGAATCTGTAGAAAAGATATTTCAGGCATTAGGAAGGCATCAATTGGAACCTGTTGCGGAGAACTTCCTTTTGGACTTCAAAACAAGTG ATTATGAAacaaataatattacaaacttCATTGCAAGTTATGCTGTTAGCATCCCAAATTTATCG GTTGAGAATGTCATTACAAAATTCAAGGATTTGCACCAAACACTTGAAGTGTCACCTTCATCCTCATCATATGAGAAGCTAATTTTACATAGCTGTACGTTGCGCGAG GTGCGTGTAGCTCTTGATATTGTTGATGAAATGTGTGAAGGGGGCTTGACTTTATCAAATGAGATGTTACAGTCCATATTACAAACTTGTGAGGAAACATCTGAATATAATTTG GTTCATCGGATCTTCTCTACAATATGCCAGTACAATCTGGAGACAAATGATAAGACATTCAGATGTATGATAGACTTGTTCTTGAAGATGAAAGAC CTTGAAGGTGCATATAGAATGCTCGATGAAATGGGGGAACTGAATTTGAAACCATCAGCTAGCATGTACAATACCATAATGGCAGAATGTTTTAGAGAG AAAAACACGAGTGATGGGGTCAGGGTCCTTGAGCACATGCAGAATGCTGATGTAATGCCTGATTCAGAGACTTTTAGCTACCTGATTAGCAACTCTGAAACTGAAGAGGATATAGTTATG TATTATAAAGAACTGAAGGAATCTGGAATCAAACCTACAAAGCAAATTTTCATGGCCCTTATAAATGCTTATGCTGCTTGTGGACAGTTGGAGAAAGCAAAACAG GTAGTGTTAGATCCATTGATACCACAGAAGAACTTGAACCAAATCAAGTATGTGCTTGTTTCAGTTCTTGCAGCACATGGGCAACTGTCTGAAGCTATTCATTATTACGAGGAAATCAAGAAAGCTGGACATAATTTGGAGCCAAAAGATGTTATGAATCTCATT GAGAAGACTCGGTCCGATGTAGAGCTGGACAGGTTGCTTCTTCTACTTGAGGAATTAAATGATACAGATTATTGGAATGGAGCTTGCTGCAGAATCATCTTGTATTGTATTTGGAACAAGGATATAAG TTCTGCTGTCAACTTGTGTAAGCTCCTCAAGAATAAGTACCAAAGCGACGAACTGGTTACAGAAGTTCTCTGCGATAAGCACCACAGCAATGAATTGGTTATGAAAGTTCTCTTTGATAAG GTGTTCTCTCTCATCAACGGGTCAGAGTCGAGCCATTTGCAAGCGAGCCTTGAACTGCTTTCTGAAATCAAGGATAAGCTAGGCCTTGTGCCTCCAAAGGAATATCATGATTCTCTGCTAAGTGCTCATGCCAAAACCTCTGAATTACATAATGCTAACTGA
- the LOC130982854 gene encoding protein CHLORORESPIRATORY REDUCTION 41, chloroplastic-like: MASTILQFLSSYSTSHSHHPNQNQNHLYSHRPFIEISNIQIHPRKHFSINCITNNNNNNALSTNYAASDYSNDDSNEEFPTQDPNSSTVNSPETFPIEKRRRSEIVRQRRPKTEISQAEPPNFEVGWKRTKEINLELPIGYVIADFLEKLEELMGKEFGSTELLAKAGEIVAERAREEAEILMDEGKVEERMVTELFRVLKLMEMDLAMVKASVKEETLDERLKQAKARCRQAILVAYSF; this comes from the coding sequence ATGGCTTCCACAATCCTCCAGTTTCTCTCATCATATTCTACTTCTCATTCTCATCATCCAAACCAAAACCAGAACCATCTCTATTCACATAGACCATTTATAGAGATTTCCAATATTCAAATCCACCCAAGAAAACACTTCTCCATCAACTGCAtcactaataataataacaataatgccTTAAGCACCAATTATGCAGCTAGTGATTATTCCAATGATGATTCTAATGAAGAATTTCCAACCCAAGATCCTAATTCTAGCACAGTCAACAGTCCAGAGACATTTCCCatagagaagagaagaagatcaGAAATAGTGAGGCAAAGAAGGCCTAAAACTGAAATATCACAGGCCGAGCCACCGAATTTTGAGGTTGGTTGGAAGAGGACAAAAGAGATTAATTTAGAGCTGCCAATAGGTTATGTCATAGCTGACTTCTTGGAGAAGCTAGAGGAGCTAATGGGGAAGGAATTCGGGTCGACGGAGTTGCTAGCAAAGGCCGGGGAGATTGTGGCCGAGAGGGCGAGGGAGGAGGCAGAGATACTGATGGATGAAGGGAAAGTGGAAGAGAGAATGGTGACTGAGTTGTTCAGAGTGTTGAAGCTGATGGAAATGGATTTGGCAATGGTGAAGGCTTCTGTGAAGGAAGAGACATTGGATGAGAGGCTCAAACAGGCTAAGGCTAGGTGCAGGCAAGCCATTCTTGTTGCTTACTCATTTTGA
- the LOC130983224 gene encoding pentatricopeptide repeat-containing protein At4g04790, mitochondrial-like isoform X2 — protein sequence MIMQKSPKVSQVLGPEATIALFGKVGRDPGIKGYNALIEMCIEKARESSDEDIVIEELGKVFHLFKLMGERGFRLEEQSYRPLLLYTIDMCMVEEFHFFCDAIKDQNASLITRLGYYEMMLWLRVNNEEKIQEICNLIAENDGEEISDLRENYLLALCESERKKEILELLEIINIKKLSSVESVEKIFQALGRHQLEPVAENFLLDFKTSDYETNNITNFIASYAVSIPNLSVENVITKFKDLHQTLEVSPSSSSYEKLILHSCTLREVRVALDIVDEMCEGGLTLSNEMLQSILQTCEETSEYNLVHRIFSTICQYNLETNDKTFRCMIDLFLKMKDLEGAYRMLDEMGELNLKPSASMYNTIMAECFREKNTSDGVRVLEHMQNADVMPDSETFSYLISNSETEEDIVMYYKELKESGIKPTKQIFMALINAYAACGQLEKAKQVVLDPLIPQKNLNQIKYVLVSVLAAHGQLSEAIHYYEEIKKAGHNLEPKDVMNLIEKTRSDVELDRLLLLLEELNDTDYWNGACCRIILYCIWNKDISSAVNLCKLLKNKYQSDELVTEVLCDKHHSNELVMKVLFDKVFSLINGSESSHLQASLELLSEIKDKLGLVPPKEYHDSLLSAHAKTSELHNAN from the exons ATGATAATGCAAAAGAGTCCCAAAGTCAGCCAG GTACTTGGGCCGGAGGCTACCATTGCATTGTTTGGTAAAGTTGGACGAGATCCAGGGATCAAAGGGTACAACGCACTGATAGAAATGTGCATAGAAAAGGCTAGGGAAAGTAGTGACGAAGACATAGTGATAGAAGAGTTGGGGAAGGTTTTCCATCTTTTTAAATTGATGGGTGAACGAGGATTTCGGCTAGAAGAGCAATCATATCGTCCACTTcttttgtatactattgacatgTGTATGGTTGAAGAGTTTCATTTTTTCTGTGATGCTATCAAAGACCAGAATGCCAGTTTAATTACCAGACTCGGTTACTACGAAATGATGTTGTGGTTAAGAGTTAATAATGAAGAAAAGATTCAAGAAATCTGTAATCTCATTGCAGAGAATGATGGTGAAGAAATTTCTGATTTACGAG AAAATTATTTATTGGCTCTTTGTGAGAGTGAGCGGAAGAAGGAGATATTGGAGCTATTGGAaatcataaacataaaaaagcTTTCATCTGTAGAATCTGTAGAAAAGATATTTCAGGCATTAGGAAGGCATCAATTGGAACCTGTTGCGGAGAACTTCCTTTTGGACTTCAAAACAAGTG ATTATGAAacaaataatattacaaacttCATTGCAAGTTATGCTGTTAGCATCCCAAATTTATCG GTTGAGAATGTCATTACAAAATTCAAGGATTTGCACCAAACACTTGAAGTGTCACCTTCATCCTCATCATATGAGAAGCTAATTTTACATAGCTGTACGTTGCGCGAG GTGCGTGTAGCTCTTGATATTGTTGATGAAATGTGTGAAGGGGGCTTGACTTTATCAAATGAGATGTTACAGTCCATATTACAAACTTGTGAGGAAACATCTGAATATAATTTG GTTCATCGGATCTTCTCTACAATATGCCAGTACAATCTGGAGACAAATGATAAGACATTCAGATGTATGATAGACTTGTTCTTGAAGATGAAAGAC CTTGAAGGTGCATATAGAATGCTCGATGAAATGGGGGAACTGAATTTGAAACCATCAGCTAGCATGTACAATACCATAATGGCAGAATGTTTTAGAGAG AAAAACACGAGTGATGGGGTCAGGGTCCTTGAGCACATGCAGAATGCTGATGTAATGCCTGATTCAGAGACTTTTAGCTACCTGATTAGCAACTCTGAAACTGAAGAGGATATAGTTATG TATTATAAAGAACTGAAGGAATCTGGAATCAAACCTACAAAGCAAATTTTCATGGCCCTTATAAATGCTTATGCTGCTTGTGGACAGTTGGAGAAAGCAAAACAG GTAGTGTTAGATCCATTGATACCACAGAAGAACTTGAACCAAATCAAGTATGTGCTTGTTTCAGTTCTTGCAGCACATGGGCAACTGTCTGAAGCTATTCATTATTACGAGGAAATCAAGAAAGCTGGACATAATTTGGAGCCAAAAGATGTTATGAATCTCATT GAGAAGACTCGGTCCGATGTAGAGCTGGACAGGTTGCTTCTTCTACTTGAGGAATTAAATGATACAGATTATTGGAATGGAGCTTGCTGCAGAATCATCTTGTATTGTATTTGGAACAAGGATATAAG TTCTGCTGTCAACTTGTGTAAGCTCCTCAAGAATAAGTACCAAAGCGACGAACTGGTTACAGAAGTTCTCTGCGATAAGCACCACAGCAATGAATTGGTTATGAAAGTTCTCTTTGATAAG GTGTTCTCTCTCATCAACGGGTCAGAGTCGAGCCATTTGCAAGCGAGCCTTGAACTGCTTTCTGAAATCAAGGATAAGCTAGGCCTTGTGCCTCCAAAGGAATATCATGATTCTCTGCTAAGTGCTCATGCCAAAACCTCTGAATTACATAATGCTAACTGA